Sequence from the Maribacter aquivivus genome:
CTTTTTGTAGCTTCTAGTTTTTTATACATTGAATCTAATTCTATACTTGCATCGAATTTGGTTCCTGTTTCAGAAGGTACCAGGTAATATGCATGTAATAGATAAAAAGTGCATGGCTCACGTTCAAAAAGATAAATGGCATAATCAATGGCATTTTGTGAGTTTTTTGAAAAATCTGTGGGTAGTAGTATACTGTGCATCGTCTTCTATTTTTTTAAAAATAACTAGGTCAGTTATAGAAAACCATGATTCTAATCAGCTGGCACTATTTAAAAACTGAGTTATTTTATTAATACAATGTTGAAATGATCTTAATCATTTTAAAAAAAGAAGTTATTCGTCAATTTTATATTCACTTATAAAAATAGTGTCAACTAAAACTTATAGAATGGCTTCAATAATACATTTTAATATTTCTGCAGAAGACGTGCTAAGAGCCAAAAAATTTTATGAAAAGCTATTTGGTTGGAAAATAGAAAAGTTTCCGAAAGGACCAAAGGAATATTATCTAATTGAAACCCTAGCTAAGACCGGAGAAAAAGGAGTAGGAGGCGGTATTGCTAAAAGACAAAAAACAGAACAGCAAATTACCAATTTTATCGAGGTTGATTCAATTGATGAAGCTATTTCAAAAGTTAAGGAACTTGGAGGCGAAATCATTGATTCAAAATCAATAATTGACAATACAGGATTTATAGTAAGGTGTAAGGATACCGAGGGAAATATTTTTGGGTTAATGGAAATGGTGAATTAATAACCAGCCTAGCCACAAAGTATACGTTTATCAAGGAAGTTTGATACAGTTACAGTTCACTGACCTAAGTCATTTTCAACCTTTTTTTATTAGATGTAGTTTTAAAATAATAGGTTGTTACTATATCCTACAACTTAAAGAATTGATATAATGAAATTATAATACTTGACTTATATGGCAAAGACCAAAGATTTAAATACCGACAAACTAGAATATGACTTTCAACAATTTTATAAAGAATTGGAAGATTTTAATTATGATTTAAAAGAATTTATTCACGGTAGTTTAAAGGCTGCAGAAAATCAAGGTCATCTTGATAAAGGCTATTATAAAGCTGATGAAATTCTTGATGAAATCTATATAGAGATTTACGAAAATTATTCTTTAATTACTGATATATCTGAATTTCAACGATTACTTTTTAGAGCGGGAATCAATAAACTAGAAGCGATAAAATCTAAAGAAGTGCCAGATGATATTACCTATCATTCTCTATTAAAGGCTGAATTAAAATCTTTAAATGAAAAATTCACTACAGACGGTGATGGAGATCGTATAATGTTCGAAGAATTAGATGACATATCATACGTTCAAAATAAAGGTTGGTTAGAAAACATTTTCTTATATGAACCATTAGAAAGACAGTTGGTACATAAATTAGGGCTAGAGGAAGCCGCATTGTTATCTATTGAGAAAAGAAAGTTATTATGGGTATTATATTCAACCATACCAGAAAGAAGTAAAACCGTGGTAGAGTTGCTAGTTTTTGGTAATCAAGACTTAAAAACTATCGCTGAAATATTAGATGTGCCACAAGAATTTATTGATAGAATTATATTCAAGGTCAAGGAAAGATTTAGGTTAGTGTAAATTCTAAATCATTTTAACCTATGCAAAAATACACTCTCAATTTAGCTAATATTTTTTATTTTTTATTTTCCATAACGCTATGCGTTTGGATTTTAATTGCCGCCAAGGTGATTATTATACCATTAGTTTTTAGTTTTTTTTTGCCCTAATGTTAAAGCCCATAGTAACTTATTTTGAGAGTAAATTCAGTAATAGAATTTTAGCAATATTTACGTCTTATATTTTAGCTGTTGCGCCTCTGTTTGTTCTAATTTTTTTCTTCTTCAATCAAACTAGAATTCTATTTGGTAAACTACCATCTGTTCAGGGCAGACTTTCTGAAATGATTATCGTGTTTTCAGAATCGTTCGATCAAAAATTCAATCTAGAGGCAGATACAACAGCTAGTTGGATTTCAGAAAATGTTTTGGCCGTTTCTGATTTTTCAATTGATATTATTAGAGGAAGCCTGCAGTCTACTTCAACGGTATTGGCGCACTTGGTGCTAATTGTAGTTATAACTTATTTTATGCTACTTTACAGTACCGCATTCAAAAATTTTCTGTTGGCACAATCTAATAAAGAGAATAGAAATAGGCTTGATCAACTATTCAAAAGTGTCCAGTATTTAGCAAAACGATATATGTTAGGGCAAGGTTTGATCGTTATAATTTTAGGATTATTAATAGGTGGCGGACTTTGGTTGATAGGAGTTCCTTATCCTTTTTTCTGGGGGTTTTTAGCTGGTTTTCTTGAAATCATACCCTATATAGGCACATCTATAGGTGGTGTTTTACCCGTAGTTTATATGTTTATGATTTCGGATAATTTTTGGCAGCCAATTGCAGTCATTGTCCTATATATTATAGTGCAACAATTAGAAGGAAATCTTATTTCACCTAATGTTATGGGAGCCAGTGTTAGAATAAACCCATTATTCGTGATTTTAGGGCTTTTTATAGGGGGTGTTTTATGGGGTATTGCCGGTATGATTTTGGCCTTGCCCATATTAGCGATGTCAAAAGAAATATTCAGAACTTATGATTTGTTCAAACCCTTGAGTTATCTTATGGAAGATGGTTTGTTGCGTAAAAAAGATATTTTTTTAGAACGATTTGATGATGAAAAATATAGGTTTTTTAACCTTTTTTTTAAAGAAGGAAAAGAGAAGAAAAATTTCTGATAAATTAATTTTACATTTTTTCACTGTGTATATCATCGGTTTGCCTTAGCATGCTGTACAAAGCTAAATCTAGGGCTATGAACCACATAATAAATAGCGTAAAGGTAATTTTTTGTACCACAGGTAGTATATGTATAATTATACCAGTTTCATAAATATAATAATTGGCAAGAAAGATAAAAATGCAAACTACGCCTAGTACAAATAGTTTTTTATAGCTTGTTTTATATAGTTCTATACAACAAGTGATAAAAGCAACAAGTCCAAATATACCTGCTATGCGAACAACTATATC
This genomic interval carries:
- a CDS encoding VOC family protein, giving the protein MASIIHFNISAEDVLRAKKFYEKLFGWKIEKFPKGPKEYYLIETLAKTGEKGVGGGIAKRQKTEQQITNFIEVDSIDEAISKVKELGGEIIDSKSIIDNTGFIVRCKDTEGNIFGLMEMVN